One genomic region from Grus americana isolate bGruAme1 chromosome 15, bGruAme1.mat, whole genome shotgun sequence encodes:
- the ATP5MF gene encoding ATP synthase subunit f, mitochondrial, protein MAQPPVLLKDMKLLDVKLGQLPTWLAMRDFTPGGIVGALRRGYDRYYNKYINVRKGGLGGISMVLAGYVVISYIWSYSHLKHERHRKYH, encoded by the exons ATGGCGCAGCCGCCGG TTCTCCTCAAGGACATGAAGTTGCTGGACGTGAAGCTGGGCCAGCTGCCCACCTGGCTGGCCATGAGAGACTTCACCCCCGGTGGCATCGTCGGGGCGCTGCGAAGAG GTTACGACAGATATTACAATAAATATATCAACGTCAGGAAAGGGGGCCTTGGTGGTATCTCCATGGTGCTTGCTGGTTATGTTGTCATCAGCTACATCTGGAGCTACAGTCACCTGA AGCATGAACGCCACAGGAAGTACCACTGA
- the CPSF4 gene encoding cleavage and polyadenylation specificity factor subunit 4, producing MQELIASVDHIKFDLELAVEQQLGAQPLPFPGMDKSGAAVCEFFLKAACGKGGMCPFRHISGEKTVVCKHWLRGLCKKGDQCEFLHEYDMTKMPECYFYSKFGECSNKECPFLHIDPESKIKDCPWYDRGFCKHGPLCRHRHTRRVICVNYLVGFCPEGPTCKFMHPRFELPMGTTEQPPLPQPTQTQQKRTPQVIGVMQSQNNNTGNRGPRPLEQVTCYKCGEKGHYANRCTKGHLAFLSGQ from the exons ATGCAGGAGCTCATCGCCAGCGTGGACCACATCAAGTTCGACCTGGAActggctgtggagcagcagctgggggcgCAGCCGCTCCCCTTCCCCGGCATGGACA AATCAGGCGCAGCTgtctgtgaattttttttaaaagcggCCTGTGGAAAAG GAGGCATGTGCCCGTTTCGACACATCAGTGGGGAAAAGACAGTTGTTTGTAAACACTGGCTACGAGGACTGTGCAAAAAGGGAGACCAGTGCGAGTTTCTGCATGAATACGACATGACCAAGATGCCTGAGTGTTACTTCTACTCCAAATTTG GGGAATGCAGTAACAAAGAATGTCCATTCTTGCACATTGACCCGGAATCTAAGATCAAAGACTGTCCCTGGTATGACAGAGGCTTCTGTAAACATG GTCCCCTCTGCAGACACCGGCACACTCGAAGAGTCATTTGTGTGAATTACCTAGTAGGATTCTGTCCAGAGGGACCTACCTGTAAATTCATGCA CCCTCGGTTTGAACTGCCAATGGGAACCACAGAGCAACCACCACTGCCTCAACCgacacaaacacagcaaaag AGAACACCCCAAGTCATTGGAGTCATGCAGTCTCAAAATAACAACACTGGGAACAGAGGACCCCGGCCGTTGGAGCAGGTCACCTGCTACAAG tgtGGTGAAAAAGGTCATTATGCCAACAGATGCACCAAAGGACATCTGGCCTTTCTCAGTGGACAGTGA
- the PTCD1 gene encoding pentatricopeptide repeat-containing protein 1, mitochondrial produces MRSMRLLVPLGPLASRCRWASSAVPRGRWAVPEQPGRAPRLLRPPGQGPLPGWRSCNSSQASCKLPGSDPREIDAGSCAEAVGEEEEDDEGVEFGTLSAKFSSRKYYHKTTSRSHNLKLQEEGEDEAERKPRRSRKNTPYWYFLQCKALIRDDKLAEALELFDVQMLKEERVQPEESNYTVLIGGCGRAGYVKKAFRLYNDMKKRGLTPTEATYTALFNACAESPWKDSGLQSALKLRQQLKSKNEELNLITYHALLKVCALCSDLRMCFDVLKEIVQKGHILTAETFSFLLMSCIKDSENGFRYALQVWKQMTKLGIKANSHTYNLMLRAARDCGIGDPVVASELLLRPTHENSSQLRLTSGRLKEKVPSQRKKGSESATAVQLDVEAMEKQLFHKSSVQPEELIQQQNEDVNQAGTEAAALNSPSIAHSRTGALMRRGQNKMKQQQGCLSQKQHFCNLPNLLDSRMPDAAVVSLGTVDTPSHRLALMGDVEGFVNKMKEDGAEPNIKTFTLLAELVEPQSPSESSLLTLVDEHKVKVDVTFFNTLIRKKSKQGDLEGAKSVLPALVKRGLSPNLQTFCNLAIACHREKDGLQLLSDLKRSGVTPNKFIYSTLIAAAVRQLDYSYLTEILRDMRNNQVPPNEVIIRQLEFAAQYPPKFDRYKSKNPYLEKIDGFRGYYYQWLKVMPGEETPHPWEKYRTAKHAVGDNKEEAVQEQPGQKS; encoded by the exons ATGAGGTCCATGCGGCTCCTCGTCCCCCTGGGGCCGCTCGCCTCGCGGTGCCGGTGGGCCTCCTCCGCTGTCCCGCGGGGGCGGTGGGCAGTCCCCGAGCAGCCCGGGAGAGCGCCGCGTCTGCTCCGGCCCCCAGGCCAGGGGCCGCTGCCGGGCTGGAGGTCGTGCAACTCGTCGCAGGCGTCCTGCAAGCTGCCCGGTAGCGACCCGAGAGAGATCGATGCTGGCAGCTGCGCTGAAGCtgttggggaggaggaggaggatgatgaaGGCGTGGAGTTCGGGACGCTGTCTGCTaaattttcttctagaaaataTTATCACAAAACCACATCACGCTCTCACAATTTAAAGCTTCAAGAAGAGGGAGAGGACGAAGCGGAAAGAAAACCTCGACGCAGTCGTAAGAACACCCCGTACTGGTACTTCTTACAATGCAAGGCCCTCATCAGAGACGACAAG CTGGCGGAGGCTCTGGAGCTGTTTGACGTGCAGATGCTGAAGGAAGAGCGCGTGCAGCCGGAAGAAAGCAATTACACTGTTCTAATTGGTGGCTGTGGCAGGGCTGGCTATGTGAAAAAGGCATTCAGGCTCTACAATGAT ATGAAAAAACGAGGCTTAACCCCCACCGAGGCCACTTACACAGCCCTGTTCAATGCCTGCGCTGAATCGCCGTGGAAGGACTCAGGCCTGCAGAGCGCGCTCAAATTACGGCAGCAGCTAAAGAGCAAAAATGAAGAGCTGAACCTGATCACCTACCACGCGCTGCTGAAGGTCTGCGCCCTGTGCTCAGATCTCAGGATGTGTTTTGATGTACTGAAG GAAATTGTGCAGAAGGGCCACATTCTCACAGCTGAGACTTTCAGCTTCCTTCTCATGAGCTGCATAAAGGACAGCGAAAACGGCTTCCGATACGCCTTACAG GTTTGGAAACAAATGACTAAACTAGGAATAAAGGCCAACAGCCACACTTACAATTTGATGCTGCGTGCTGCGAGAGACTGTGGAATAGGTGATCCGGTCGTGGCTTCTGAACTCCTGCTCAGACCCACCCACGAGAACTCATCGCAGCTAAGGCTTACATCCGGGAGGCTGAAGGAAAAGGTGCCAAGTCAGAGGAAGAAGGGATCAGAGAGTGCAACTGCTGTCCAGCTGGATGTGGAAGCTATGgaaaagcaattatttcacAAGAGTTCAGTGCAGCCTGAAGAACTGATCCAGCAACAAAATGAAGATGTGAATCAGGCTggaacagaagcagctgctctcAACAGCCCCAGCATAGCTCACAGCAGAACTGGAGCACTGATGAGGAGAGGCCAGAACAAGATGAAGCAGCAACAAGGATGCCTAAGccagaagcagcatttctgcaaCCTGCCTAACCTGCTGGATTCCAGGATGCCTGACGCAGCCGTGGTTTCCTTGGGGACAGTGGACACACCATCCCACAGACTGGCTTTGATGGGGGATGTGGAGGGCTTCgtgaataaaatgaaagaggacGGTGCAGAACCCAAcattaaaacatttacattaCTGGCTGAGCTGGTGGAACCCCAAAGCCCCTCAGAGTCCTCTTTGCTGACACTTGTAGATGAGCATAAAGTGAAAGTAGATGTGACCTTCTTTAACACTTtaataaggaagaaaagtaaacagGGAGACCTAGAAGGAGCAAAG AGTGTGCTGCCAGCTCTGGTGAAGAGGGGACTATCTCCTAACCTCCAGACCTTTTGTAACTTGGCAATCGCTTGCCACCGAGAGAAGGATGGACTGCAGTTACTCTCAGATTTGAAG AGGTCTGGAGTAACTCCCAACAAGTTTATCTACAGCACcctcattgctgctgctgtgaggcAGCTGGATTACAGTTACCTCACAGAGATCCTGCGAGACATGAGGAATAACCAGGTGCCTCCCAATGAAGTTATCATACGCCAGCTGGAGTTTGCAGCACAGTACCCTCCGAAATTTGACAGG taTAAGTCAAAGAACCCATATCTGGAGAAAATTGATGGTTTCCGCGGCTACTACTATCAGTGGTTAAAAGTAATGCCAGGAGAGGAGACCCCCCACccctgggagaaatacagaacagCTAAACATGCAGTAGGTGACAATAAGGAAGAGGCTGTGCAGGAGCAGCCGGGGCAGAAGTCGTAG
- the BUD31 gene encoding protein BUD31 homolog: MPKVKRSRKPPPDGWELIEPTLDELDQKMREAETEPHEGKRKVESLWPIFRIHHQKTRYIFDLFYKRKAISRELYEYCIKEGYADKNLIAKWKKQGYENLCCLRCIQTRDTNFGTNCICRVPKSKLEVGRIIECTHCGCRGCSG; the protein is encoded by the exons ATGCCCAAAGTGAAGAGGAGCAGGAAGCCTCCCCCGGATGGCTGGGAGCTGATTGAGCCAACGCTGGACGAGCTGGATCAGAAGATGAGAGAAG CGGAGACTGAGCCTCAcgaaggaaagaggaaagtggAATCCCTTTGGCCTATTTTCAGAATTCATCACCAGAAAACACGTTACATCTTTGATCTCTTCTATAAAAGAAAAGCTATCAGCAGAG AGCTCTACGAATACTGCATCAAGGAAGGATATGCTGACAAAAACCTGATCGCAAAGTGGAAGAAACAGGGTTATGAGAACCTCTGCTGCCTGCGGTGTATCCAGACACGGGACACCAACTTTGGAACCAACTGCATCTGCAGGGTCCCCAAAAGCAAGCTGGAAGTG GGGAGAATCATTGAATGCACTCACTGCGGATGCAGAGGCTGTTCTGGGTGA
- the PDAP1 gene encoding 28 kDa heat- and acid-stable phosphoprotein: MPKGGRKGGHKGRARQYTSPEEIDAQLQAEKQKAREEEEQEEGGEGATGDPKKEKKSLDSDESDEDDEDYQQKRKGVEGLIDIENPNRVIQTTKKVTQLDLDGPKELSRREREEIEKQKAKERYMKMHLAGKTEQAKADLARLAIIRKQREEAARKKEEERKAKDEAAMAGKRLQSLSLNK; this comes from the exons ATGCCGAAAGGAG GTAGAAAAGGAGGCCACAAAGGCCGAGCGAGACAGTACACAAGTCCTGAAGAGATTGATGCCCAGCtccaagcagaaaagcaaaaggcaagG GAAGAAGAGGAGCAAGAAGAAGGAGGCGAAGGAGCAACAGGGGACCCCAAAAAGGAGAAGAAGTCTTTAGATTCAGATGAGagtgatgaagatgatgaggatTATCAG CAAAAGCGCAAAGGAGTGGAAGGGTTGATAGACATAGAGAATCCCAATCGTGTAATTCAGACAACCAAAAAAGTAACTCAGCTGGACCTGGATGGACCTAAGGAGCTCTCCCGACGGGAGCG AGAGGAAATagagaaacaaaaggcaaaagaaagatACATGAAAATGCACCTAGCTGGTAAAACAGAACAAGCGAAGGCAGATCTCGCCCGACTAGCCATCATTCGGAAGCAAAGGGAAGAAgctgccagaaagaaagaagaagaaagaaaag CAAAAGACGAAGCGGCCATGGCAGGTAAAAGACTGCAGTCACTATCCCTTAACAAGTAA
- the LOC129213129 gene encoding actin-related protein 2/3 complex subunit 1B has product MAYHSFLLEPISCHAWNKDRTQIALCPNNHEVHIYRKDGAKWSKVHELKEHNGQVTGIDWAPESNRLVTCGTDRNAYVWTLKGNVWKPTLVILRINRAARCVKWSPKENKFAVGSGSRLISICYFEQENDWWVCKHIKKPIRSTVLSLDWHPNNVLLAAGSCDFKCRIFSAYIKEVEERPSPTPWGSKMPFGELMFESSSSCGWVHSICFSASGARVAWVSHDSTLCLADANKKMAVASLCTETLPLLAVTFITENSLVAAGHDCYPMLFTYEESQGTLTFGGKLDVPKQSSQRGLTARERFQNLDKKASSDTTNATLDTLHKNSISQISVLAGGKANCSQFCTTGMDGGMSIWDVKSLESALKDLKIK; this is encoded by the exons ATGGCCTACCACAGCTTTCTGCTGGAGCCCATCAGCTGCCATGCCTGGAACAAGGACCGGACCC AAATCGCCCTCTGCCCCAACAACCACGAGGTCCACATCTACCGCAAGGACGGGGCCAAGTGGAGCAAAGTCCATGAGCTGAAGGAGCACAACGGGCAGGTGACAG GCATCGACTGGGCCCCTGAGAGCAACCGGCTGGTGACATGCGGGACCGACCGCAACGCCTACGTCTGGACCCTGAAGGGCAACGTCTGGAAGCCCACCCTGGTCATCCTGCGGATCAACCGGGCTGCTCGCTGCGTCAAGTGGTCCCCCAAGGAGAACAAGTTTGCTGTGGGCAGCGGCTCCCGGCTCATCTCCATCTGCTACTTTGAGCAGGAGAACGACTG GTGGGTTTGCAAGCACATCAAGAAGCCCATCCGCTCGACAGTGCTCAGCCTCGACTGGCACCCCAACAACGTCCTCCTGGCCGCCGGCTCTTGCGACTTCAAGTGCCG GATCTTCTCAGCCTACATCAAGGAGGTGGAGGAGCGGCCCAGCCCCACGCCGTGGGGCTCCAAGATGCCCTTCGGGGAGCTGATGTTCGAGTCGAGCAGCAGCTGCGGGTGGGTGCACAGCATCTGCTTCTCGGCCAGCGGCGCCCGTGTGGCCTGGGTGAGCCACGACAGCACCCTCTGCCTCGCCGATGCCAACAAGAAGATGGC CGTCGCCTCCCTGTGCACCGAGACCCTGCCCCTCCTGGCCGTCACCTTCATCACCGAAAACAGCCTGGTGGCTGCG GGCCACGACTGCTACCCGATGCTGTTCACCTACGAGGAGAGCCAGGGCACGCTGACCTTCGGGGGGAAGCTGGACGTCCCCAAGCAGAGCTCCCAGCGCGGCCTCACTGCCCGCGAGCGCTTCCAGAACCTGGACAAGAAAGCGAGTTCGGACACCACCAACGCCACACTGGACACCCTGCACAAGAACAGCATCAG CCAGATCTCGGTGCTGGCGGGCGGGAAGGCCAACTGCTCGCAGTTCTGCACCACGGGGATGGACGGCGGCATGAGCATCTGGGACGTCAAG AGCCTGGAGTCAGCGCTGAAGGATCTCAAGATCAAATGA